The DNA region CGGCTGAGGTTTCCAGCTTGTCGTTCACCTTGATATTACCATGCTCATCCGTTTCAATCCCTGCGATGGGCAAATTCAAAGCCTCCGTTTGCGGTTTGCGGCCGATGGCCACCAATAAATGGGTGCATTTAATTTTTCGCTCCTCTCCTTTTTGAGCTATCGTCGCTGTTATTTTGCCGCCGGCTTTTTGTTTAAACTTAACAGCCTGAGCATTATTGAGGATCTCGATTTTCTCCAGTTCGAGGATCTTTTGCATCTCTTCAGAAATATCCTCATCCTCATGCGAAACTATCCGCTCTGATTTTTCTAAAATAGTAACCTTGCTGCCAAACCGCCGAAACATCTGCCCAAACTCCAGTCCGATGTAATTTCCGCCAAGCACAAGCAGATGCTCCGGTACTTCTGCCAAATCAAGTATGGTGGTTGAGTTGAGATATTTTATCTCATTCAAGCCCTCAATTTCGGGAATCAAAGGCAACGCACCCGGGTTTAAAAAGATAAGATCCGCAGTAATCGTTTGCTTTTTACCGCTGTTAAGCTTAATCTCAACCGTTTTTTCGCCGGTAAAAGTCGCCTCGCCCAACACCACATCGAGGTTCTGTGTTTTTTCGGCAGATTTTAGTCCGCCATTACGCGAGCGTAATACAATATCATCCTTACGTTTTTTTATGGCGGCAAGATCAACCGAAAACTTTTTTACCGGCACACCCAATTCATGACTTTTACCGGCCATGTAAGCCGCCTTTGCCGAAGCAACCATGGTTTTAGTAGGCGTACAGCCATCGTTAACGCAAGTACCGCCATAAAATCGTTTCTCAATTATAACGGTCTTTTTCCCGGCATTAGCCAATTTTTTGGCTAATGGAGCCCCGGCCTGACCGGCGCCTATAACAATGGCATCGTAAGTTTTCATAGTTTTATTCGGTAATTTTCACACCCTTCCAAAACGCCACATAGTTGGTAATGTTTTTTGCAGCATCTTTTGGTTCGGGATAAAACCAGGCGGCATCCTGGTTTTCTTTGCCGTCAACATCGAGGGAATAATATGATGCCAACCCCTTCCACGGGCAGGTTGTATGCACGTCGGACGGTTTAAGGTACTCGGCCTTAACACTTTCTTTAGGGAAATAATGATTATTTTCAACAACAATAGTGTCATTGCTTTCGGCAATGACCTGGTTATTCCAGATAGCTTTCATAAAAAGATGATTGATTTATGGAATAAAGATAGCTTTAACCCGGCAAAGTTTGCAAGCCCCATCTTAATTTTTTATTTTATTTAATTGATATACAATAACTTTCATCAACAATTTGGATTTTTTTTATTGTTTATTTTAATTTTATTATTTAAACTCTATCTTTGCAATCCCAAATCAAGGGAAACAATAAAAAAAGGCCCGTTCGTCTAGGGGTTAGGACAGGAGATTTTCATTCTTCAAACAGGGGTTCGATTCCCCTACGGGCTACCACAAGACACGAAACCTCAAATCGAAAGATCTGGGGTTTTTTAATACGTTATCAATCCAGCGTTTTCCGGGATTGTGTAATGCAAGTTACAGGAAACAAAATAAAAAAGGCCCGTTCGTCTAGGGGTTAGGACAGGAGATTTTCATTCTTCAAACAGGGGTTCGATTCCCCTACGGGCTACTAAAGGAAACGAACCGATTTGTTCGTTTCCTTTTTTTATGGCAGTAAAATCTGTGACCTAACTTGTTACAGCCGGATCAAATGCTGTTCGACAATTGCATAGACATTTCTATCAGCTCTTAGGCAATAAAGTCTACAACAAAGCTCTATAAGGTGTTCAGGTCGATTTCACTACATTCAACATTCACTCCAGGTTACCGTCATTTTGCTTTACTCAGTCTCAGGATGCTTTTTTGCCATCAGGTAAAGAAAATCCAAGATAATGTCAATTTCCTGGCGGTCAACTAAATACCGAATTTGGTAAAAATTGAAACAGCTAGTATGGTCGAGATTTTTCTTTCTATAAAACTCACTCATTAAATGGTTATTTTACCAACAAGTATTTTAGATAATGCTCCGGTCACCCCCAATGAGCTTCTTATGGCATTACTGAAAAAGCATGAGTTGCGGTTTTTTAAATATTCAATTAGGCAATCTACTTCACATATATTGGGATACACATGCATCTGCAATTACTCTTAAATAATTACCCAAGGCTCGTTATCCACATAAAAAACAGTTGTGTTAATAAATTTTCTCAACATATTTAGTAGTTTTTAACTTACTTTACTCAAGCACACTAAAACCATTACTCATGAACCCGACTAAACTAGCTGCATTCGATTATGCCGTTTATCAGCTTACTCGTTGGTATTCTGAACAAGTTAGGGAATGGAGACAAGGTAATGACCTTTCACGATTAAAACTTACAAAACTGCTTTTTTTTACTGTTGCTGTTACCTCATCCCCTAATGATGCTGGGTTATTAACTGTATTTGATGACTTTGCAGCTCTTCCTTACGGGCATGTAGAAAGTGATATTCAAAATCACATGAATGAATCGCAATGTTATACCATCACCAGAGATCAATTAAGTTTTAAAGAAGGGTTTAATAATTATCATGGTTCTATACAATTGGATGAAAATATTATCCATATGATCGACGATGGAATCAATCGCTTAAAAAATGAAAATCCGGACCTAATCAACTATAGCGCATTTCAACTCGTTGATTTAAGTCATAAATGGCAATCTTGGAAAACTGTATTTTCACTAGCAAAGAAAAATGGCAAATTTTCTATGAGTATTCCAGCAACTATGATAATGAACGAAACCAAGATTTTTAAATTATAAACCCCACAAATGAGCCACATTGACGCAGCGCTCACGCATATTCGTACTCAATTGCCTTCGACTTGGACTTCACAGTTTTCAAATCTCATCACCCGAGACGATGTAAACGATAAGGCATATGTGTTATCAATTGAAGTAGCAGTGGCTTCAATTTTAGACCGAGTAGCTACTCCATTTTTTGAACATCTCAACCTTTCAGTCATTTCCGGTGAGTATGTTACAGACCTAATTTGGCATAAAAACAAGTTAATCGAATTAGAGAACTATGTAAAAAATGACGTTGCAGATATAGATATTTCAGCCTACCCTGAAATGGAGGCAGTAGCGCAGGAAGAATTTAAAGCTAACTTTCTTTTTCCGGTAAACCAGACCTTAAAAAAATACAGATCTTTAATAGAATTTGTTGATCGACACCTTATCTATCAATCTAATACAAGCACACTATTCTCTGTTATTAAAAATGATTCAGAAAAGGTGAAAGACGGCAACTCTGCGGCACGTGAAAATGCAAAGGTATTCCAATTGAATGTTAGGTTATCTCAAATAGATCATAGCTTGTCGTTTCAGGAAAGTGATTTTAGAGACTTACTGTTGATAGATGATCATCTAAAAAATACAACATCGATATCCTATGTAGACATCTTGCAAAAAAAATGCGGTTTTCTTTTATACAAACTTTCTTTTAGACTGCAGGAATCGCACCAAAATTATCTTTACGCAATTAATTTCAACTACTCCACTGTACAGTTAAGCAAGGTCGCTGATTTTAACGAATTCAACGATGTAATAGAAGGGCATTACGATGATGGTCTTCCTCCTCCAAATTATATCGTAAAGCGTGATGCGGCACTCCATAAATTTGAAACTGCGGGTATATTAACCTTAAATGATTATCACATTTTGATTAAATACTTCAAAGATAACAAGCGTGATCTTGGGTCACTGGAGAATTTAAGAACCAAATACGAACAATATTATACTGGAAGAAATGGCTTTAGCTTATTTGATCAAAAAGCGTCTGATGTTACTTTCTGTTACTTAGACAATAATATATTATCTCTGGAACTTGATCAAGGCAAGTTAGAACTGGACAACTGGGAGGAAAAGCTAAAAAAGTATACAGACAGAGCGGAGCAGAGAAAAAACAAGAACTTCTTTCCTTACTACAAAATCATTAATAAATATCTCAAATCAGAGATCGAGCGCCAATTTGAATCCAACGAATCAAAATTGACAGAGATCCATAATCTTATTGCCAAGTTTGAAGAAAACTTAAAAAGGTTGATTGAAAATCTTGGTATTTGCGAGGAAACCGATTATCTGGCCTTCCAAAATAACTATGAAGGATGCAAAGTGATGATTAATAATTCCATTGCTTGCTTTGTGGCCTCATCTTTTGTTTTGCCCTTAAACTATAAAAAGCTAAGTGAAGAAATAGAGGAATATAGAATGGACCGGCTAAAATTCAACTCTATGTATGAAATAGAGAAAATGATTGATGCAGATCGTAAAGTTGTAAAGGGAGTAAAAGAAGAAATTGAACGTACAGATAAAAGAAACATCGAAATCCTTTCCATATTCTCGGCGATAGTAATGTTTGTTTCTAATGAGATACAAATCTTTTCAAAGGTTGCAAATGTTAAAGACGCTGTTGCCTTCACATTGTTTTTTGCTTTTGGACTTGGTCTATTCGTGCTGATGATATGGTTCGTTACTAGACCAGAAGGTGTTAAATTAAAGAACTTCAACTTTATTCATTGGTTTATGATCACTTTGTTCTCATTGGGTTTAAGTTCCGGTATTGGTTATTTGTATTTTTCAAAGCCTGTCATTAATAATGCTAATGAACTTCAGAAGTTACAATTTAAAATTGATTCTGTTAAAAAGGTAAAAGTGTTAGATAGTTTGTTAAAGCCGCGCCAATTGGAAACCAATTTAAGGCAAAAGAAGCACCCTCATTAGAGGCAATGACTATACTGATAATTTTTAGATGTTGCTATTAATGAGAATACTGTCTATTCTGAAAGTAATATCTTTTCAAAAATACTTGTGCGTTTTGTATAGCTCGCAAATCACCTAAAAAGTTTGACTTTTCGCCGCTCCAATAAAAAGAGGCTGTATTATAAATCGATTTCGACATTCGATGCCGAAATTAAATTTTGTAAAGACTTAAATCAGCCTCAAAATGGCATCAAAAAGGGCAATTTTCTAATCGGAGATTGCCCGTTTTGATGAGTAACTGATCGGTGCCGAAATTTATTTAGCAGCCATCTGCCAAAATTGATTTATGATACAGCCTCTTTTAACTCTTAGATTATGCAACATGCCTACCCTTGCACAGCTACATTGTCTCTCCCTTAAACCTACCCTTTATAGCTGGGATCAAACTCCACAATCCATTCAATACCATATTTATCCCTGAACATACCGGCGTATGTACCCCAGGGACTATCACCAATCGGCCCTTCAACTTCGCCGCCTGCTGACAATCCGTTAAATATTTTGTCGGCTTCTTCACGGCTTTCGGCGCCCGCGTATATTTTAGACCTGTTTTCGTTTTCACTTACCTTCCCTATAAAATCGGGAACATCATTAGCTATCAATACATTGTTTTTGCCGAGGGGTAAACCAATGTACATTATTTTGTTTTCTTCACTTTCCGCCACCTGGAATTCAGGGCCAGCTAAGTCTTTGAAGCGAATGATCCTGGTGAACTCTCCGCCAAAAACTGATTTGTAAAAATTGAATGCTTCCTGGGCGTTACCATTGAAGTTGATCCAGGGATTAATTGCTCTCATAATTTTTAGTTTTTAAATTGTTATGTTTTTTGTTTATCTCTTCGGTTATTAATATTCATTTTACCTTATGATTTTTGCGATAAGGTTGCAAACAGATCGTCCAGGTTTTTCAACATCAGCATCATTCCTTTGGTGAAACCATCGGTTAAGCGTTCCATTCGTTCCAGCGATTCATTATAAATGGAAATATTCACCGTTGTTATGCCATCTTGTTCGCTGAAATTGTAATCCCATTCTGAGCCCGGCAATTCCGGGTTTTCGTCTTTGTCGGCAAAAGAGTTATATAGTTTAAAATTGGTCTTGGGCGTAATAGAAGTATATTTCTGCAACAGCCAGCGTTCTTGCCCGTCGGGGTTTACCATGGCGTAAAATCGCCGTCCCCCAACTTCAAAATTCATGTATTTGGTTTTGGAGCGCATAGGTGCAGGCGCTGCCCACTGGTCAAGTATCTCCTGTTTGGTAAAAGCATCCCATACCAGGTCAAGCCCGGCATCAAGCTCGCGGGTTATAAATACCCTCTGCGCTGCTTTATCAACGGTAAAATCAAATAGCAAATCGTTGTTCATATTGTCTGGTTTTTAATTGTTGATAATACTTTGTCGAGCTGATTAAACTGTGTTTCCCAGCTTTGCCTGAATTGGGCCAACCAATTATCAAACTCCTGCATTTTCTTTGCATTAAAGTGATAATAAATCTCCCTGCCCGAGTGCTCTGGTTTAATGAGTTCGCATTCATGCAGTACTTTAATATGTTTGGATACTGCCTGCCGGGTCATATCAAATTTTTCGGCCATTGCATTAGGCGTTAACGCCTTAATAGCAATTAAAGTTAAAATCGCCCTGCGTGTCGGATCGGCTATGGCCTGGAATAGATCTTGTTTCATGTTAAAACGCGCAACTTAAAAGTTGCGTAAATATATATGCAACTTTTGAGTTGCGCAAATTTATTTGCGATTATCTTTTGGGTGGGAACGAAAGCTTAAAGGTTTGGATATTAGTTAAGGCAAGTAGGTTTCATCATTGAAACAAGGGGATTGATTTTACCGGGGATCGCCGAATATTGAACAACAGTTTAATATTCAAGATATTATAAACAGCTTAAAGCTCCTTCTCCTCGCTGGCAAGAGGATGCGACACAAAAGTCCGGGTGTGGGCGTACCCGTGACTTATCAAAACTAAGAAGCCACGGGCACTCTACGCTGCACCCCAGCGCTGCTACTCAAGCCAAATAGGATCTATTTCAAGCCCCTCTCGGTTACCAATCTCTCTATTTCCTTATTCCGGGCCCTATTCCTCGCCGCTATCGGAATATAAACCAATGGAAGAAAGGTCAACAATCCAAACCCATTTCTGGCAACGCTATAAACGGACACTCCGATTAAAAAACCAAAGATCACGGCATCCATAAGCTTACCAGACTTGATCTTTCTTGCTTCCTGTAATAATTCGTCGTTTGTTAATTCGGCTAATTCTTTTTGTTTCATTGATGTGATATCTGTTAACGGTTAAATTTTAGTAGTTGAAATTGCAGGCTACTATTTCGATTACAAGTTACTAAATAAAGGAAACTACCTGAGAAGTCACGAGTATTTTACTCCGCATCCCTGCGCCGCATACTCACTGCCGCACAATAAGTTCGGGATAATTCCCCTACAACCAACGAAGAGACTTTACGAAAGTGAAAAGTATAACGGTTTTAACTGGATCTTTTAGTACAGTAGCATTTGGTTGATATCGGCTTAAATATAAAGAAAACTCACCGGCGATATCTTTGTGTCGCGATCCACCCCGCAATTTGTCGTTTTCACACAGTACACAAGCCTAAAATACCTGCCATCTTTGTATTGTCAATCAAATCGAAACAATTAAACTAACATTCCATGAAAAGAGTATTCAAAGGATCTAACGTTGTCCAACCGGTATTAATAATAGCTATGCTTCTTTTTACAATATTTCAATGTAAAGGGCAACAGCTTAAGCCTGCCGCCAGTGGCTATGCACCGGTTAATGGTATCAAAGTTTATTACGAAGTTTATGGCGACGGTAAGCCTATCGTTTTGCTGCATGGCGCTTTTTATACCATTGAGTTAAACTGGGCGCAGTTAATCCCCGAACTGTCAAAAACAAGAAAGGTAATTGCCCTTGAAATGCAGGGGCACGGACATACACCATATTCGGACAGAAAATTAGACATTGCTACTCTGGCAAGTGATGTGGAAGGAGTAATGAATTACCTAAAAATTGATAGTGCTGATGTTGCAGGGTATAGCATGGGAGGCTCCATAGCTTACCAGTTAGCAGTAAAAAGCCCTAAACGGGTAAAAAAATTAGTGATCATTTCTTCTACCTACAAAACTAATGGCTGGCTGCCCGTAGTAAATGGTGGGTTTAAAGGCTTTAAGCCTGAATTTTTTGACAATACTCCTTTAAAAACTGCATATGATGCAGTAGCACCCGACAAAACAAAATGGAGAAAGTTTATAGAACAAATGATTGTTTTTGCCGGGGTACCCTTTGACGTTGGCGATGCCAATATCGCTAAAATTACTTCGCCGGTATTGCTCATCTCGGGCGATAATGATGGCCTGGACAAAGTGGAATTGATGAAAACATATCAATTACTGGGAGGTGGTATATCTGCTGATTTGGCGCCGATGCCAAAATCACATTTGGCCATTGTTCCTGCACAGGGACATGTAAGCTTAATGCAGCAGACAAAAACGATATCAGATCTTTTGAATGGCTTTTTACAATAACAAAGCCGCAATAATACAATCTAAAAACATGACCGCAGGAAAAGGAATTTTATTTACCTATAAACTACTTATAAACAAATGAGAAAGATCAGAATTTTTGAACATATCTCGCTGGATGGCGTGATAGAACATGACGGCGATTATACCTATGGCGCATGGACAACACCGTATCGCAGTCCTGCCGGAGCGGCAACCCTGCTGGAGGCATACGGGCCTAACTTCGACCTGCTGCTTGCCCGCCGCACTTACGATATATTTAGCGGCTTTTGGCCTACTGCCGGGGATTTCCCAATGGCAAATGCTATAAATGCCGCAACAAAATACATAGTAACCCACAGGCCCGACAGCCTGGAATGGGGACCGGTAAAGGGTTTGGGCGAGGATATTATAGCGTCTATTCGCGATCTCAAATCAACCGATGGCCCCGACCTGATCGTCGTTGGAAGTTCAACGCTAACTTCTGTGTTGCTTGACCAGGGACTGGCTGACGAGGTTGTGCTCATCACCTACCCGGTGTTGCTTGGCCGGGGTAAACGCTTATTGTCTGACACTATTGACGCCCGTGAACTTGCTTTTGTCGACTCGAAGAGTACGCCCACAGGTTTGCTCATCAACACTTACCGGCACGTCGGCCCGTTGAAAAAATAACTTTTCGCCCTGAAGGGAAGAATTTCCCAAACACACTACAAAGCCACTTTACAAAAGTAGAGCGGCTTTTTTAATTACTACCGGGAACACAGCACCTACCCTTACAAACTGACATTTGGTAAACCCTGCCAACCGTATTAATTGTTAATTTTGCAACAAATAAAAGTTTAAGAATGTCGATAACTACCGAAGACGAAAAAATTGGGATGCAGCAGGCCAGCGATGCTGTAGCGATTACGCTCAGGAGGATGCGGGAGTACGCAAAACCGGGTATCTCTACAAAAGAACTTGACGAATACGGCGGCGAATTGCTGGCACAGATGGGAGCAAGATCTGCGCCTTTGTTAACCTACAATTTCCCGGGACATACTTGTATAAGCGTGAATGAGGAAGCAGCGCACGGTATACCTTCGGCCGATAAGATCCTTAAAGAAGGTGACCTGGTAAATATTGATGTATCGGCAGAGCTAAATGGTTACTGGGCCGATAACGGCGGCTCCTTCGTTTTAGGGCAGGATATCCATGGCTATGGCAAACTCGTGGATACCTCGAAAGAGATCTTAAAAAAAGCGATCAAAAACATTAAAGGCGGTGTCAGGATTTCGGAGATCGGCAGGTTAATTGAAACTGAAGCCAAAAAAGCCGGCTACACGGTAATAAAAAACCTGACCGGGCACGGTGTTGGCCGCAGCTTGCACGAAGAACCGCATGAAGTTGCCAACTTCTGCGACAGGTATAACACTGCGCGCTTTAAAAAGAATTCGGTGGTAGCGATAGAGACATTCATTTCAACACGGTCGACAATTGCCGATACTCAAGCCGACGGCTGGACATTAATTGGTAATAAAGGCGGTTTTGTTGCACAGCACGAGCACACCATTATGGTAACCGGCGGTGAGGCCGTGATATTCACAGCGCAGAACGGTATTTGGGATTAATTCTTTTTGGGAATAGATCAGGCTATACCCTGAAGTATTTGTATTAGATAACTACTAAGCCGCTTTACCAAACCGAGCGGCTTTTTATTTATGCAATAACAATCTGCGGATAAATACCCCAACTATAAATTTTCGTAACACAGAGCATAGCATTTATTCAGGCCAAATGCTCTTCCAACCGGA from Mucilaginibacter sp. SJ includes:
- a CDS encoding mercuric reductase, with translation MKTYDAIVIGAGQAGAPLAKKLANAGKKTVIIEKRFYGGTCVNDGCTPTKTMVASAKAAYMAGKSHELGVPVKKFSVDLAAIKKRKDDIVLRSRNGGLKSAEKTQNLDVVLGEATFTGEKTVEIKLNSGKKQTITADLIFLNPGALPLIPEIEGLNEIKYLNSTTILDLAEVPEHLLVLGGNYIGLEFGQMFRRFGSKVTILEKSERIVSHEDEDISEEMQKILELEKIEILNNAQAVKFKQKAGGKITATIAQKGEERKIKCTHLLVAIGRKPQTEALNLPIAGIETDEHGNIKVNDKLETSAAGVYALGDAKGGPAFTHISYNDYTIVYRNLFEKTDYNIQDRPVPYCMFTDPQLGRIGLDETGAKKLGIKYKVAKLPMAHVARAIETGDTRGFMKAIVDPDTKKILGATVLGPEGGEIMTVLQMAMEGGITYDRIRYCVFAHPLYSESLNNLFMTLGD
- a CDS encoding DUF427 domain-containing protein — encoded protein: MKAIWNNQVIAESNDTIVVENNHYFPKESVKAEYLKPSDVHTTCPWKGLASYYSLDVDGKENQDAAWFYPEPKDAAKNITNYVAFWKGVKITE
- a CDS encoding VOC family protein, with the protein product MRAINPWINFNGNAQEAFNFYKSVFGGEFTRIIRFKDLAGPEFQVAESEENKIMYIGLPLGKNNVLIANDVPDFIGKVSENENRSKIYAGAESREEADKIFNGLSAGGEVEGPIGDSPWGTYAGMFRDKYGIEWIVEFDPSYKG
- a CDS encoding SRPBCC family protein is translated as MNNDLLFDFTVDKAAQRVFITRELDAGLDLVWDAFTKQEILDQWAAPAPMRSKTKYMNFEVGGRRFYAMVNPDGQERWLLQKYTSITPKTNFKLYNSFADKDENPELPGSEWDYNFSEQDGITTVNISIYNESLERMERLTDGFTKGMMLMLKNLDDLFATLSQKS
- a CDS encoding ArsR/SmtB family transcription factor, yielding MKQDLFQAIADPTRRAILTLIAIKALTPNAMAEKFDMTRQAVSKHIKVLHECELIKPEHSGREIYYHFNAKKMQEFDNWLAQFRQSWETQFNQLDKVLSTIKNQTI
- a CDS encoding alpha/beta fold hydrolase: MKRVFKGSNVVQPVLIIAMLLFTIFQCKGQQLKPAASGYAPVNGIKVYYEVYGDGKPIVLLHGAFYTIELNWAQLIPELSKTRKVIALEMQGHGHTPYSDRKLDIATLASDVEGVMNYLKIDSADVAGYSMGGSIAYQLAVKSPKRVKKLVIISSTYKTNGWLPVVNGGFKGFKPEFFDNTPLKTAYDAVAPDKTKWRKFIEQMIVFAGVPFDVGDANIAKITSPVLLISGDNDGLDKVELMKTYQLLGGGISADLAPMPKSHLAIVPAQGHVSLMQQTKTISDLLNGFLQ
- a CDS encoding dihydrofolate reductase family protein; this encodes MRKIRIFEHISLDGVIEHDGDYTYGAWTTPYRSPAGAATLLEAYGPNFDLLLARRTYDIFSGFWPTAGDFPMANAINAATKYIVTHRPDSLEWGPVKGLGEDIIASIRDLKSTDGPDLIVVGSSTLTSVLLDQGLADEVVLITYPVLLGRGKRLLSDTIDARELAFVDSKSTPTGLLINTYRHVGPLKK
- the map gene encoding type I methionyl aminopeptidase is translated as MSITTEDEKIGMQQASDAVAITLRRMREYAKPGISTKELDEYGGELLAQMGARSAPLLTYNFPGHTCISVNEEAAHGIPSADKILKEGDLVNIDVSAELNGYWADNGGSFVLGQDIHGYGKLVDTSKEILKKAIKNIKGGVRISEIGRLIETEAKKAGYTVIKNLTGHGVGRSLHEEPHEVANFCDRYNTARFKKNSVVAIETFISTRSTIADTQADGWTLIGNKGGFVAQHEHTIMVTGGEAVIFTAQNGIWD